In Planctomycetota bacterium, a genomic segment contains:
- a CDS encoding cytochrome c3 family protein — protein sequence MVAQRVRGVVFVAMLGLCLVTHAGIVGSEHDFSSKGWSGGKICEVCHTPHNADTTVTAAPLWNHQTTTATYILYSSSTLDATPTQPDHYGSKLCLSCHDGTVALDSFGGATGSTFITGNAHIGTDLRGTHPIGIVYDSALAAADKGLFDPSSKTTALGGSITRDLLFNTGNLECASCHDVHNSQNTGGNLLRITSDGSALCLTCHNK from the coding sequence ATGGTGGCACAGAGGGTTCGTGGGGTGGTGTTTGTTGCGATGCTCGGTCTCTGTCTGGTGACGCATGCCGGCATCGTGGGATCGGAGCACGATTTCAGCAGCAAGGGCTGGTCGGGCGGCAAGATCTGCGAGGTGTGCCACACCCCGCACAACGCCGACACGACGGTGACCGCTGCGCCGCTGTGGAACCACCAGACAACCACGGCGACCTACATTCTGTACTCCAGTTCCACCCTCGACGCAACGCCCACGCAGCCCGATCATTACGGCTCGAAGCTATGCTTGAGCTGCCATGACGGAACGGTGGCCCTCGACAGCTTCGGCGGCGCCACGGGCTCGACGTTCATCACTGGCAACGCTCACATCGGCACCGACCTGCGCGGCACGCACCCGATCGGCATCGTCTATGACAGTGCGCTCGCCGCCGCGGACAAGGGTCTTTTCGACCCCAGCAGCAAGACGACGGCTCTCGGCGGCTCGATTACCAGGGATCTGCTGTTCAATACCGGCAACCTCGAGTGCGCCTCGTGCCACGACGTGCACAACTCCCAGAACACTGGGGGTAATCTCCTGCGCATCACGTCCGACGGCAGCGCCCTGTGCCTCACCTGCCACAACAAGTGA